The DNA region GCTAAATCTGCAAGAGCTCTGGAATTTGACAACAATGACTCCCTTCAAACTCTAAAAAAGTCTACCATTTGACAGTCCTAAGCCAGGGAGTCCCACCCAGCTCTCTCCACAGGGAGGGGGTAGGTCTCAAATCAGCTTTGCCCAATGTGTTATGCCCAGGCCAGGCTTCTCAGTTTAAGGGGTCCTCCCCAAGTTCAAGTAGAGGGAAGGACACCTACCAGGCAGTTTCACTCAGCTTTCCCAGGTGCTGGGTGGGGAACCGGAGCCCACCTACCTATCGTCATCACTGTCCAGGTGGCCACTGATGGCCAGCATGGAGCGGGCGAAGCTGAGGCTCTGGGCAGCCGCTGTTCCAAAGGGGTCTGGAGACTTGTGAACCAGACTGGCATCGGGGAAGAAGTAGAGGGCCGGGGAGCTGGGGCGAGAGTCGAGTGGGGGCACCTGGAGACAGACAGGTGGGAACTGTCACATTGAGTGAGAGAAAGGATCCAGCCACCTTACAACTTGCCTAgtagtgttcctccctccccagctctccccacacacccccaTCTTCTGAAGACAAGGGACCCAGGCGTCCTGCCCCCGCAGACCCTCTTACCCCCGGATCTGGGGAAGGAGGTACTAGAGACAAGGGAAACAGCATCCATCCTGAGGACTGGGTGAGTGGCTTCGAAAAAGTGGCTCATGGGGTATCAGAGAGGGGCTCTGGTCTGCACTCCAGTACCCTTCCACCACCTGAACTAGGACCCCTAATCAGAGGCCAGTCAGAGACTGTGCCTTCTGTTACCTGACTTCTTAAGGCgactcaaatgtcacttcctcagagaggcaTTTCTCTATCCTGTGACTCGTGAATTCAACTGaactgttctatttttttatagCCCCTAATATTATCTGAAATTAAAGTATTTTTGCCTCCCTGCTGCTGGAAGGTAAGCTCCACAGGGCAGAGCTTGTAGTTTGTTCAACAACCATTTGTAGAATGAATCCTCAGAAACTggtcctccccctcctcccccctcccctaccCATTCTAGCCTCTCCTCTCAAACTTCTAGGGACTCAGGTGAAGTTCTGCTCCTGAGCTTGGCTCTTGGGGGTTGGGGACCGGAGCGgttacagagatggagagaggcgGAGCCTGGGTGTGGACCCACACAGCCCAACAGGCGCTGGGGGTGGCTGCAAAAGGGCGGGGGCCACAGGAACAAGACGCCTCTGTGAGGCCCCAGGAGGCCCCAGCTTCTCGGAATAAGCCaagaacagagagtccagggTGGTTGGCGGGACAGAACAGAGAAAGGGGGCCCAGGTGGTGCCCCCCGCCCTCCTCCAGGCCCCTGTTAGAGGCAACCCGGGGAGAAGAGGCATGGGGGAGTGTAGGAGGAAGACAAACTTTGGGGCAGGGAAACAGCGGCACAGAGGCAGGGGCATAAGAAGGAATCAGGACgtgggggaaggaaagggaactgggggcacagaggggagaggggcagggtctGTGGGCCCAAGGGAAGCTCAGGCAGGGCTTAAGGATAGAGAGAGCTGAGGCTGGGGGCAAAGGGAGCTTGCTTTGGAAGAGTGTGTGCACAGGGACCAGTAAAGAAAACGCATCTTCTCCCCTGGGGTAGGAACTGAATGAAAGAACTCAAGAAAAGTGGGGGGTGGCATGAGAGACGTGAGTTTGAGGCCAGGAGCGGGTGGGGGGAGCCGGTCCTGACAAGGCCCAGACACACAGTCTCAGGTTATTTTTATACTGTGGTTTGTGCCCAAGGCCAAGAAGGGGAAAAGTTCTCATCCTCACACTACCTGCCTTTCCTCCTGCATCCAACGTGTTATTTTCTCCTTCAGGACAGACACATGCAACACCCCttgctgcccaccccccaccccaaggacCCAGGCATCCTGCCCCCCAGCCCGGACTTGTTCGTCTTTTGGAGGCAGGAAGCAGAATGAGCAAAGGATTTAACTCTTTCTCGGCggctccccacctctctcccaccGCATGGTGGCCACCCCCAGTGATTGATCCTGGAGAGACCCAGACGCAGGGAACTGAGACTGACAACTGGGAGTAGAAAAGACGAACCAGCCAACGTCCCGTCCTTGTAATGGgttccctcacccccacccaatTCTTCAATGTCTTGGGGAAGTTTGTTTTGGGACAaagctggaggtggggctgggtggtGAGTGGAAAGaagaccccccccccacacccaacTGGAGGTGGAACTGCAAAGGAGAAATTTACAGTGGAATGCCTACTTTTTGCCCTTCCCTCCCAACCCCAGCAGGCCCAActaccccagccctgcctggggccTCCACCCTCAGTGCGTGAAGAAGTGAGACCAAGACAGAAGGTGAAGGCCAAAGTGAGGAAGTCACATCTCCATGATGGAGAGACAGGACTGGGCTACCTGGAGCTGGAGACTCGGGCCAAAGGCAACAAATGAAagaccaaagagaaagaaagtgcaGAACGTGGGGAAGACGGAGCCTAAGAGAGAAAACAAGGACCAAGTGagagagcaggaagaaaaaagacgGGGCTGTCTGATGTGACGGACAGGTGACAATGGAGCGGGGAGAGGTCAGTATGGAAGCAGAGGCCAAGGTCGAAATCGACAAGCACCACCCCTCAGGTGTCTCCCCCAACCCTGAACCCAGCTCTTACCTGCCCCATCTCCTCTGGAGCAACCAACTCCATCCTCAGCCGCAGAGCTCCATCCTTCGTACGCGACAGTGGAGGGGTCCCTGCTGTTGAGCCCCCTGCCTCCACTTCTACCCTCAAAGAGGGCAGGGGCGTGGCAGCCCGGGAAGTGCCCGCGCTATCCCCCGTCCCGGCCTCTGGGGGGCGCTGCTGGGGCGCGGAGGCTGACAGGGGGGTTGTCTCCAACTTGGCCTTGCCGGGCACTGCCAGCTGGCCCAGCCCCCCGGTGAAGGAGCGGGCCTGAGGtccaggggaggtggggggcgggcGGAGCCAGGAGGTGGGGCCCTGAGACAGGCCTGGCTGTGGGGTAGGGGTGGCCAGGCCTAAGCTGGCCAGCTCCAACCTGGAATCCAAAGACCTGCCCCCATTGCCCCCTGAGGCCCCTCGAATCCCTTCCAGGAGCCGGCCAAAGCTAGGGGGCTCCAGGTCTCTCTCGTAAACATCCACACATGTCCAACGGCCTCGGCGATAAGGCTCTCCCAGGCCTTGGGGCAGCTTCACCACCCGGAAACGGGAGGCGGGGGCCCCAGGCGGTGGGGAGCCATTCCGGGGGGTGCCCTTGCCCCCTGGCTCGGGGTTGGGCTCCTCGTTGGGCACGCGGGGCGGGGGCCCAGTGGGAGCCGGCAGGGCAGGGGGATCTGGACCCCCTGGGCTCCCCGGACCCTCGTAGTCCGTGGTGACGCTGGTGATTTGGAAACTACTCTTCTTCTTGCCCCCACTCATGGTCCCTGGGGCTCAGGACTGGGCCAAGGTGGGCAGGGGGGGCGGTGGTGGCTCTTCGAGGGGCTCAGGCACCCCTGGAACAGGGGGGCCACATGGTGGGGACATCAGGGCCCCTGGGGATGTCTGGGTCCGACATGGCAGGAGGGCCTTACGGGAACTGGGGGTGCCTGGTTGGTGAAGGGAGAACAGGGTAGGGGAGGTGGCGGGAGctgggggggcaggggcaggtttTTCCTGCTGCTGTCGCTGCCACCGCCGAACTCCAGAGCTGAGTTTGCAAactgtagagagagagagagagagagagagacagagagagaatgtgtgAGAAAGCAGTGGGCAGGCCACCTCCGGGGCTTCCTCTCTGGGGAGCGGaatggggggaggaaggggaaaccgccagagacaaagagacagaaatgacAGAGACCAGAGCAGAGGGGACAGATCCGGGCGGGCGCAGAGAGCAGGAAGAGGCGGCCCAGACCCAAAGTTGGGCATTTCtcgctgggattcaaactcacgGGACCCAAGTCGTCCCAAGAGCAAGGGCTCCAAGGCCTGGGTGAACAGGAGTGAAGCCGCTCCTCAGCCCGGCCAGGCCGCCGGGAGGCCTGTGCTGGGCCACCGAGGCCCCCTGCACCGCAGCTCCCCCATCCCTGAGGCAGGCCCTgccccgccgccccgccgccccgcccAACCCAGAGCCCTACCTCTCGGCCGCGGCCACCGAGCTGGGCCGGGGGTCCCGGCCGCCTAAGATGTTGGGCTGTCCCTTCCCCGGGGCCTCGTGGCCCCAGCAGCTCGGGGGCGCAGGCGGCAATCAGAGGCTGGCCGGTCCTCTTCGGGGGCCGCACCTCGCCCCGAAAGGCATCTCCGCGGAAAGTTTGCTGTCCAGAAAAGAAGGAACCCCCGCCTCCTTGGCGGAGCCCAGGCGCGGCCTCCGAAGCCCCAAGGGTCTGCGGACCGATGCGGGAGGGGGCGCCTTAGCCCCCGACCCTGCAGGTGGAGCCGCCTCGGTGGTCGTCGCGGCGAGTGGCTCTCCCAAGTCTCCTTCCGCGTGGCACCGCTGGGTCTCCCTCCGCTCCTCTCGGTCTTTCTCTTTCGGGGCTGTTGACAACCCCCACGCCAGGAAGTCCTGCCTCCTCGGGCCTGCTGActgctcctctcctcctcctcctcctcctcctctttcccctcttcctccccttcctccgcCCTTTCTCGCTCCTGGGGCTCCCAGCCAGCTGGCCCGGGGCCAGGTCTGCCCCGGCCACTGCTGGTGCAGTTGCCGCTGCCGCTGCTGTTCCAGGGGCCCGGAACAGGATGCCTTAACCCCACAcctgctgggccccagcccagctcTTCCTCGGAGGGAGGGGCCGCGGAGGGcggagagaaaggggaggagttTGCGGGGAGGCCCGGGATTCCCTTACTTGTAGGCACTTGCTGCCATTGGCCTACGGACGCACGGAAGAGTGGGGAGGAACTTACCAGGATCCTGCTGGGTGCCTGCTACTCCGTAAGCGCCCAGTAAATTGTTCTGGTGCTGCTGCAGCTGTTATTGTCATATCGTCGCTGGTTTTCACAGCAACCGTACGAGGAAGATACTGTTTTTCTCCCCGGTCCTTATTTTTTCAAGTGGATCCTTATGACAATTTTCAAACATGCCCCAAACTAGAGAGAATGGTAAAATGAACCCCTAGGGACCCAGCAGGGGGTTTCAACAGTTGTCAACTCACAATTGAAACTCAATCTTGTTTCAATATCTTTTGTTGTAGTGTGCTGGAGTATTTGAATCAAACCCCAAACATCGTACTGTTCCTCTTGTTAGATGTGGAAATTGAGACCCAGGACGTTCAGAAAGGCTATCAGTGGTAGAGCAGGGACATTTCTCACACTCAGGTGTGTCCTTGTCTGGCTCCCTAGATCGGGATAGAGAAATGACAGAGACACATTCAGGAAGGTGCTGACTTGCATTTTCTCTCCAACCGCGGGTCACACACAGGCACCCGTACAGATGTGCCTGCCGAAGGAGGAACCTGGCTGGCCACAAGCCTGGACCCTTCCCCACACACCCACCTCTCACTCTTCCCACCTCTCCATCCCATCCCCTGCTCACTGTAGAGAATCCACACACACTCATAaagggcctactatgtgcttgGCATGAAAGAATAAACCTCcaacttccattttctcttttttgcgcCCCCCAACAACATtctgaaaagaattattttagcAAAAGCAGCGTCTAACGACCGTATCTGCCTTCACTCCCAGGTTCAGAAGGAAATGGATTCTAATTAATTTGGGTCATATGGAACTCTTTTCAAGCATATTAAAATTCTTCATATTTGTCCACTCTACATAATTATCTCATGGATTCTCAAAACAGCCCTGGGCAGAAATGGGGTGGGTTTTGAGCTCCAGTGGCTCTGCTAAGGACACTGAGGCTTGGGTTACTTGCCCAAGGCCTCAGAGCCAGCATTTGATGGCATTGAGACTGGCTCTGGGCTGTCTGACACATCCTTCCTTCCTCAGCTTTAGCTCATGGAAATTTTTAACCACCCTTTAGGAttagacaaaaacaaaataatgcaaacCCCCTTGCCCCCAGTTTATCTTTATCTCGTTAAAATGcatctgcctgtctctctcccttcaaATGGTAACAATGACTACCGGAGCTCGATCCTGAGGCCTCCCAAGTGGTGAGGTGCAGGAAGCAGCCTCCCACGCAacggccccacccccacccccagaccctctcccctctggcaataTTCAGAACACAGCCCCGCTGCTCCGCCCCCAGATCCTCCTTCCCTCTGCGATAGCTCGCTACAAAGTATTCAACCTTATCTTTGCATCCTCCTCTTCCCACCAACTCAGACAATCAACATCACCTTGGACTCCTCCGTGTCTACAGTCCCAGGGACATTGTTGGTCTCTgtggaaatgtttgttgaatgaataaataagagttTATTCACACTAAGGTGTAAATGTGAAAGGATAGTTATGTATTTTAATGTGTTAACTCTCCCAGGGGCATTTGTAATAGCCTTTTAATATATGGGGCCATTTACGACTTATTCTTTATATTCATTACTTTGCGGAGTCAAAGGTTACTGGGAGGATGACTTGGGCCGCGGGGGCGGACGGGCAAAAGATTTTGAGCCCTGGCGGTGAAACAGGCCTGGACCCCTGGGAACCTGCAGGGATTGGCGACGAGCACCAAGAGAGCCAGCTCCAGTGCCCTCCCTGTACCTGGGGGGCGGCTGGAAGACGGGGCGCGGCCCAGGGAGCTCGCCCCCTGCTGGACAAAGACGCGGATGGTCCAGCTCCCGACTCTCAGAGCCCCTCAGCCCGGAAACCGGCCCCCCCTGCCGGCCTCGCCGCCTCACTGCACCCCGGGCCCCGCAGCCGCAACCTCGCCCGGGCCGGACGTGGTGTGCGCACCCGGGGAGCGCCGGCTGCACGGGGTACGCGCGTGGGCGCAGGCCCCGGGTCGC from Tursiops truncatus isolate mTurTru1 chromosome 15, mTurTru1.mat.Y, whole genome shotgun sequence includes:
- the LOC101327525 gene encoding TSC22 domain family protein 4 isoform X1; amino-acid sequence: MSGGKKKSSFQITSVTTDYEGPGSPGGPDPPALPAPTGPPPRVPNEEPNPEPGGKGTPRNGSPPPGAPASRFRVVKLPQGLGEPYRRGRWTCVDVYERDLEPPSFGRLLEGIRGASGGNGGRSLDSRLELASLGLATPTPQPGLSQGPTSWLRPPPTSPGPQARSFTGGLGQLAVPGKAKLETTPLSASAPQQRPPEAGTGDSAGTSRAATPLPSLRVEVEAGGSTAGTPPLSRTKDGALRLRMELVAPEEMGQVPPLDSRPSSPALYFFPDASLVHKSPDPFGTAAAQSLSFARSMLAISGHLDSDDDSGSGSLVGIDNKIEQAMDLVKSHLMFAVREEVEVLKEQIRDLAERNAALEQENGLLRALASPEQLAQLPSSGVPRLGPPAPNGPSV
- the LOC101327525 gene encoding TSC22 domain family protein 4 isoform X3 produces the protein MSGGKKKSSFQITSVTTDYEGPGSPGGPDPPALPAPTGPPPRVPNEEPNPEPGGKGTPRNGSPPPGAPASRFRVVKLPQGLGEPYRRGRWTCVDVYERDLEPPSFGRLLEGIRGASGGNGGRSLDSRLELASLGLATPTPQPGLSQGPTSWLRPPPTSPGPQARSFTGGLGQLAVPGKAKLETTPLSASAPQQRPPEAGTGDSAGTSRAATPLPSLRVEVEAGGSTAGTPPLSRTKDGALRLRMELVAPEEMGQVPPLDSRPSSPALYFFPDASLVHKSPDPFGTAAAQSLSFARSMLAISGHLDSDDDSGSGSLVGIDNKIEQAMVFFWKHKAKSTIAEFTDSKKNELKEKELELKELKEKEKELKENELKEKTSKVSETFKLVESPKEAKVSKMDVSSKAADPCVLAKTTTDGAAVEAGHGPRSLLQLPRTAVKSVSTLMVSALQSGWQMCSWKSSVSSTSVTSQMKTGSPLESRGTEMLQEVYLVLWAVRKRLQRLARRQERQRRRHIRAHICPQPDPVQGLRQDSQSPL